Genomic segment of Aquarana catesbeiana isolate 2022-GZ linkage group LG02, ASM4218655v1, whole genome shotgun sequence:
aatttaaaaaagtgtgttttttccccaaaaaatgcgtttgaaaaatcgctgcgcaaatactgtgtgaaaaaaaaaaatgaaacacacaccattttaatctgtagggcatttgctttaaaaaaatatataatgtgtgggggttcaaagtaattttcttgcaaaaaaaaatatttttttcatgtaatcaaaaagtgtcagaaagggctttgtcttcaagtggttagaagagtgggtgatgtgtgacataagcttctaaatgttgtgcataaaatgccaggacagttcaaacctcccccaaatgaccccattttggaaagtagacaccccaagctatttgctgagaggcatgtcgagtccatggaacattttatattgtgacacacgttgcgggaaagagacaattttttttttgcacaaagttgtcactaaatgatatattgctcaaacatgccatgggaatatgtgaaattacaccccaaaatacattctgttgcttctcctgagttcggggataccacatgtgtgagactttttgggagcctagctgcgtacgggaccccgaaaaccaagcaccgccttcaggctttctaagggcgtaaatttttgatttcactcttcactgcctatcacagtttcagaggccatggaatgcccaggtggcaaaaaacccccccaaatgaccccattttggaaagtagacaccccaagctatttgctgagcggtatagtgagtattttgcagacctcactttttgtcacaaagatttgaaaattgaaaaaagaaaaaaaaaaatgttttttcttgtctttcttcattttcaaaaacaaatgagagctgcaaaatactcaccatgcctctcagcaaatagcttggggtgtctactttccaaaattgggtcatttggggggggggggggttgtgccacctgggcattccatggcctccgaaactgtgataggcagtgaagagtgaaatcaaaaatttacacccttagaaatcctgaaggcggtgattggttttcggggccccgtacgcggctaggctcctaaaaagtcccaaacatgtggtatccccatactcaggagaagcagctaaatgtattttggggtgcaattccacatatgcccatggcctgtgtgagcaatatatcatttagtgacaactttgtgcaaaaaaaaataaataaataaatttgtcactttcccgcaacttgtgtcaaaatataaaatattccatggactcaacatgcctctaagcaaatagcttggggtgtctactttccaaaatggggtcatttggggggggggggggttatgccatctgggcattttatggccttcaaaactgtgataggtagtgaggactaaaatcaaaaatttacgcccttagaaatcctgaaggcagtgattggttttcggggccccatacgcggctaggctcctaaaaagtcccacacatgtggtatccccgtactcaggagaagcagctgaatgtattttggggtgcaattccacataggcccatggcctgtgtgagcaatatatcatttagtgacaactttttgtaattttttttttttttgtcattattcaatcacttgggacaaaaaaaatgaatattcaatgggctcaacatgcctctcagcaattttcttggggtgtctactttccaaaatggggtcacttgtgggggttttgtactgccctgccattttagcacctcaagaaacgacataggcagtcataaattaaaggctgtgtaaattccagaaaatgtaccctagtttgtaggcgctataacttttgcgcaaatcaataaatatacacttattgacattttttttaccaaagacatgtggccgaatacattttggcctaaatgtatgactaaaattgagtttattggattttttttagaacaaaaagtagaaaatatcattttttttcaaaattttcggtctttttccgtgtatagcgcaaaaaataaaaacggcagaggtgatcaaataccatcaaaagaaagctctatttgtgggaagaaaaggacgcaaatttcgtttgggtacagcattgcatgaccacgcaattagcagttaaaacgacgcagtgccaaattgtaaaaagtgctctggtcaggaagggggtaaatccttccgggcctgaagtggttaaggactagaACAATTTTATGTTTTCAGTTTCTTCATGTGTTCCTTttgggggagatttcccctcacttcctatcctTGGAAGTAGAGCCAACAGGCATAGAACATGAAAGGAAATCTGCCCAAAGATGACACAGACAGGAGCACTCAGGAGGGTGGGCTGTCTAgtagggggaatatgataggaTGTACTGTACTTGGTACTCTCTCCAGGCTGAGTGGAAGTCTTGCAGGGTGCACCTATTACGTCCCCAGTGGCCAATGTCTTCCAGTGAACAACACTGACATTCCCAGGTTGGAAAATGGTAGAATGGATATATTGTGTTTTATAAATGAATCTCACTTCCTATAATCATTTATTATATCATTGGAATAATATCTGCTGACCTTCACTGTGAAAACAGTCAAAAACAATGAGAACTCCTGTAAAATCATACAAATCCCATAACCCATAAAGAAATTGGAAAAATATGTTGTTTGATCACTGCAAACTACATTTAATTTTACCAAACGCTCAATTAAAATCCAATCAGATCAGACTTTTACATTTCATAGGTGAAAAATCCAAAGGGGGTTGTACATCTTTACACGGGGCATCCCAACTGTAGATATGGGGGCAGGGGCGTACCAAGCGGTTGGCGAGACCGGTGCCCGCCAGGGGCGCAGGCCAAAGGGGGGGGCGCCAATTGGCAGTGTTCTTCACTTCAGCACAGGCACAGCAGCGGTGGGCTGGTGGCTCCGAGCACTGCTGCTTGCTGCTGGGCTAGTGGGCTGGCCCAGTGGCATACTAAGTGGGGAGGCGGGCCACCCTGGGTGCCACAAACtagggggtgtcaggccagcgccCCCCCTCCGCTACTGAAGAGGCAGTTTTGAGCAGCGGCACGGAGTGCAGACACGGTGACAGGCAGCGGCAGCTAACACACACAGCCGCACCCGAGTGACACCCGTCGGCACACCCGGGACCCGACCGCAATGATCCCCATCTCTCGTGGCCGTGCCACGGCTCTGATAAGTGTCGGCTGTCTCACACAGccaagcagagtgaagccgcctccccctcctccgttATGTCTACACGTGCTGACTGTGCATGTCCCACGCTGATCATCTGAGccgaggtacattatgggtctaaagggggggtctgcagtgtagggggggtctgtattgtaggagaGGGTCTGTACTGTAGGAGGGGGTGTCTGTGCTGTAGGGGGGGGTCTTTACTGTAGGGGAGGTCTGTATTGTGCCACCTCCCAGGTCAAAGATCAGGACGTTGCGTTCACCTCGGCTTCCTTTATCCAAACCATAAGCAATGGCAGCAGCTGTGGGCTCATTAACTATTCTCAGCACATTTAAACCAGCGATGACTCTGGCATCTTTAGTGGCTTGGCGCCGGGAGTCATTGAAATAGGCTGGCACGGTGATCACAGCATTTCTCACAGGATGACCCAGGTATACCTTAGCGGTTTCCTTCATCTTCAACAAGACCATAGAGGAGATTTCCACAGGTGCAAAGGTCTTCTCTTCTCCTTTGTATTCAACTTTCACATTGGGCTTCCCACAGTCACTCACCACCTGGAATGGCCAGTGCTTCATATCAGACTGCACCATGGGGTCATCAAACTTCCTGCCTATCAGTCTCTTGGCATCAAAGACCGCGTTCTGCGGATTCATGGCCACCTGGTTCTTGGCAGCATCTCCGATCAGTCTCTCTGTGTCGGTGAAGGCCACATAGCTCGGGGTGGTGCGGTTGCCCTGGTCATTGACGATGATCTCCACCTTGCCATGCTGGAAGACAACAACACAGGAATAGGTCGTGCCTAGATTAATGCCAATTGCAATGTCTTTGGGAGCCATCTTCTTGCTGGTGGATGGGTAGATCTCTACAGAATGTCTTCTCTGGGGTCAGTAGATGAAACCGGTTCTCCTTTGCTGTGTCAGAAGATACGTCTTCTGTGTGCTGTATCAGGAATGGAGTTGTATTCTCCTCTATGAGCTgagctctgtcttctgtctggGAGTTTTACTATCTGCCTCTCTCTGTGCAGCTCAGCTCTATTTATACTCGCTGGGTCAGCTGTGAGAAAGTTCCTGACCAATCACAGACAATCTAGGCACACGCTTTTTGTCTCCCAGGGAACCAGCTGGAACCTTCCGGAGACTTCCTGGATGCATCAGCCAATCAGCACTGACCTGGGACAACGTCATACTCAGATGATTCAGGAATATTCAGGGACTCCTTAGGCTCTCACCAATTAGAGTTGGGTATGGTGACCTCAAAATGCCGGGTGGCATCATGAAGGTTCCAGAATGCCGGGTGGTATCACGAAGGTTCCAGAATACTGGGTGGTATCATGAAGGTTCCAGAATGCTGGGTAGTTTCACGAAGGTTCCAGAATACTGGGTGGTATCGTGAAGGTTCCAGAATACCAGGTGGTATCACAAAGGTTCCAGAATGCCGGGTGGTATCGCGAAGGTTCCAGAATGCCGGGTGGTATCATGAAGGTTCCAGAATGCCGGGTGGTATCACGAAGGTTCCAGAATACCGGGTGGTATCGTGAAGGTTCCAGAATGCCAGGTGGTATCGTGAAGGTTCCAGAATGCCAGGTGGTATCACGAAGGTTCCAGAATACCGGGTGGTATCGTGAAGGTTCCAGAATGCCAGGTGGTATCACAAAGGTTCCAGAATACCGGGTGGTATCGCGAAGGTTCCAGAATACCGGGTGGTATTACGAAGGTTCCAGAATGCCGGTGTTACATGGAAGAGCATCGCTGTGTCTTTCTATATAACTGTGCAAATAATAAAATTATGATGGACAGAACTCAACATGGAAGAACACTGTGTCCCCTCCGAGCAGTGTGCATGTGTATGCATGGATGGAATGAATGAATCAATGTTATTTATACAAAGTAACACATTAACCCTCCACCCCTTATATCTGTATATTACACCCTTTCCTATACTGTACTTTTCTGGTGTATATGGGTGTTTAACCATTTCAGGACTGGAAGGTGACTGGATATGATAAGCCCAATCACTGGGATCACTACAAGTGGGAAATTACAAACCATTGAATGACTTTAATTGTGTGAATTCTTCCTTCCTGATGAATACGGAGTCCCAATATTAACCCTTCCACTACTAAAGCGTCTCCCACTTCCCTAACAGCACACAGTGCTGCCTGCAAACATGTTTGGATCCTCCTGCACCCCAAAGTGGGAATCATAACACCTAGtagatttgatttatttatttcaggtacttatatagcgccgtcagtttacgcagcgctttacatatacattgaacattcacatcagtcgctgccctcaaggagcttacaatctaaggttcctaacacacacattcatacatactagggacacttttgacagtatccgattcacctaccagcatgtctttatagTGCGGGAGGAAaacagagtacccggaggaaacccacacaggcacagggagaacatgcaaactccatgcagatggtgttgtggtcgggattcgaatcagcaaacttttttttttgctgctaggtgaaagtgctaaccactacaccactgtccaCTGTGCTGACCTGTGCTGACTTTCATATCCAGGATTAGTGCTTCAAAAGTGACTGCTGCCCTGATAAATTATGTGTCATCATCTAGACATCCCTGCATACCACAGTGCTACCTATAGCCCCCCAACCCTATCATGTCATTACAGTTTAGCCAGACCTCCCCCATCCAGAAGAATCCTTTCCCATAGAAGAAACCAAATCTAAACTGCAGACTAAAAACCATCCAAATTGAAGACTAAAAATTTGTTTTATGCATGTACAACTGATGGACATTATAGACATTACCGCTGGGTGCCTGGGAGCCTGCACTTAGTTTGGGAGAGCAGGAGGCACTTATAAAATGCTATACTGGGCTGTCTTGTAGAAAGGCTCTTACCGGGTCTTATAGATATCTGCATACA
This window contains:
- the LOC141126515 gene encoding heat shock 70 kDa protein-like is translated as MAPKDIAIGINLGTTYSCVVVFQHGKVEIIVNDQGNRTTPSYVAFTDTERLIGDAAKNQVAMNPQNAVFDAKRLIGRKFDDPMVQSDMKHWPFQVVSDCGKPNVKVEYKGEEKTFAPVEISSMVLLKMKETAKVYLGHPVRNAVITVPAYFNDSRRQATKDARVIAGLNVLRIVNEPTAAAIAYGLDKGSRGERNVLIFDLGGGTIQTSPTTAHPPECSCLCHLWADFLSCSMPVGSTSKDRK